From Candidatus Bathyarchaeota archaeon:
GAGCGCCAAGCTATTAGGAACGCCAGTTGACTTTGAAGAGAAAATTGAAGGCAAATGTGTTGTTTGCGGCAAAAAAGCGTCAAGCTTCGTGAGGGCAGCAATCGCCTACTAGAATCAAACTAGAACAACAGTTTTACAGCCTCGCGCCCTTTCATTCCTTGCCTTATCCCCTTCATTTCAGCTTCAGAGGTAACCGCTTTAATTTCGGCATCAAGCATGTCATCAAATGTTTTAACACCACTAACCATCGCCGCTGTCACACCAAGTCTTTCAGCCACATCCACATTCAAGAATCCACACATAACAAACCCTTTGTCCCCAATAACTGCAACAAGAGGAGGAGAATCCGGCAAATCCACTTTCAAACCCAACGCAGTTTTCCCGTCAACTTTCAACTGACCAACTCTAATCATA
This genomic window contains:
- a CDS encoding DUF1805 domain-containing protein yields the protein MIRVGQLKVDGKTALGLKVDLPDSPPLVAVIGDKGFVMCGFLNVDVAERLGVTAAMVSGVKTFDDMLDAEIKAVTSEAEMKGIRQGMKGREAVKLLF